A DNA window from Hevea brasiliensis isolate MT/VB/25A 57/8 chromosome 2, ASM3005281v1, whole genome shotgun sequence contains the following coding sequences:
- the LOC110638550 gene encoding transcription factor UPBEAT1-like, which produces MGVSAHNLLASNLKGRVQDNEEMVPVLESQARRRWQIVRKQMVTRKKRSRRVLMNSRTRLEGSGSKAANGIHRRVRTLKKLIPNSEAEGLEGLFRDSADYILFLQMRVKVMQIMVKVFTGSDE; this is translated from the coding sequence ATGGGTGTTTCTGCCCATAATCTTCTTGCTTCTAATTTGAAGGGTAGGGTCCAAGACAATGAAGAAATGGTCCCAGTCTTGGAATCCCAAGCCAGGAGAAGGTGGCAAATTGTGAGGAAACAAATGGTTACAAGGAAAAAGAGATCGAGAAGGGTGTTAATGAACAGCAGGACACGTCTAGAAGGCTCTGGATCAAAAGCCGCAAATGGAATCCATAGAAGAGTTAGAACCCTGAAGAAGCTAATTCCAAACAGCGAAGCTGAGGGACTGGAAGGGCTTTTCAGAGACAGTGCTGACTACATTTTGTTTTTACAAATGAGAGTGAAAGTCATGCAGATAATGGTTAAGGTATTTACAGGTTCTGATGAGTGA